From one Solanum lycopersicum chromosome 12, SLM_r2.1 genomic stretch:
- the LOC101249995 gene encoding small ribosomal subunit protein uS17 produces MAEQTEKAFLKQPGVFLSSKKTGKGKRPGKGGNRYFKSIGLGFKTPREATEGTYIDKKCPFTGNVSIRGRILAGTCHSAKMNRTIIVRRNYLHYVKKYQRYEKRHSNIPAHISPCFRVKEGDHVTIGQCRPLSKTVRFNVLKVIPAGSGGGGKKAFTGM; encoded by the exons ATGGCGGAACAGACGGAGAAGGCGTTTTTGAAGCAGCCAGGTGTGTTTCTAAG CTCTAAGAAGACCGGGAAGGGAAAGAGGCCAGGTAAGGGAGGCAATCGATACTTCAAGAGTATTGGCTTAGGATTTAAGACTCCTCGTGAGGCTACTGAAG GTACGTATATTGACAAGAAATGCCCATTCACTGGTAATGTTTCTATTCGAGGTCGTATCCTTGCTGGTACATGCCACAGTGCTAAGATGAACAGAACCATCATCGTTCGTCGCAATTACCTACATTATGTCAAGAAGTATCAGAG ATACGAGAAGAGGCACTCCAATATTCCAGCTCACATATCACCGTGCTTCCGTGTGAAAGAGGGAGATCATGTTACTATTGGACAGTGCAG GCCTTTATCCAAAACCGTGAGGTTCAATGTCTTGAAGGTGATTCCGGCTGGTTCTGGTGGTGGCGGGAAGAAAGCTTTCACTGGAATGTAA